The following coding sequences lie in one Salmo salar chromosome ssa13, Ssal_v3.1, whole genome shotgun sequence genomic window:
- the plchb gene encoding 1-acyl-sn-glycerol-3-phosphate acyltransferase theta-B (The RefSeq protein has 3 substitutions and aligns at 98% coverage compared to this genomic sequence), with translation MTDLSEGGMDDLWSIATLLLQVWFSVMIGLIMIPAMFGLSLGVTSVYIQILVKILEWATLRIQRGHRDRPTLPVPAPLPNGLIQREGGSMEQEMGELRRYRTQSISRGEFALSDSFYFYRKGLESIVDDQVTQRFSSEELVSWNLLTRTNHNFHYISLRLTVIWGLGVIIRYCVLFPLRITLAIIGLSWLVIGTTLVGFLPNRRVKNWLSELVHLMCYRICARGLDPTNS, from the exons ATGACAGACCTCtctgagggagggatggatgaccTGTGGAGTATAGCGACTTTGTTGCTGCAGGTGTGGTTCTCCGTGATGATTGGGCTCATCATGATACCAGCTATGTTTGGCCTCTCCCTGGGGGTCACTTCGGTCTACATTCAGATTCTGGTCAAGATATTGGAG TGGGCCACCCTTCGGATCCAGAGAGGACACAGGGATCGACCCACTCTGCCAGTGCCTGCTCCGCTACCCAATG GACTCATCCAGAGGGAGGGTGGCTCTATGGAACAGGAGATGGGGGAGCTGCGTCGGTATCGTACCCAGTCCATATCGAGGGGAGAGTTTGCGCTGAGCGACTCATTCTACTTCTACAGAAAGGGCCTGGAGAGCATCGTGGATGACCAGGTGACTCAGTGCTTCTCCTCTGAGGAGCTGGTCTCCTGGAACCTCCTGACCCGCACCAACCACAACTTTCACTACATCAGCCTGCGCCTCACCGTCATCTGGGGCCTGGGCGTGATCATACGTTACTGTGTCCTTTTCCCTCTCAG GATAACCCTGGCAATCATAGGGTTGAGCTGGCTGGTGATCGGGACAACTTTGGTGGGGTTTCTACCTAACAGGAG AGTGAAGAACTGGCTCAGTGAGTTAGTCCATCTGATGTGCTACAGGATCTGTGCCAGAGGCCTCTCTGCCACCA
- the LOC100194936 gene encoding BRCA1-A complex subunit Abraxas 1, with the protein MEDSNSYIRVSGFVLGSLMFQHLNSDSDVEGLILGETKAEERSNITDSQIDNIQFEHTINIQKHISCRKLNSFYNRIGEVNRDEIRHILSNYKEENVIGWYKQRRNTDQQITFREQVVHENLKRALSNHELIFLLLTPSEITTSGSTHKLEYAVYRSHGSQYCSVPVLVSNLGLLEEQDYWRLSASCSSVNYNHAVRKHRSKFFSSDGSLHEVDEINDMNNSLQGELKMACKKVEESERLVEKLLADVSDLRRMVNERKQELREISADGASTPAQPRENVLLCEVIKTLFPGASLLQTQALNFQGFPLPEFCCSTDHGIDIATTLPLILSHTLPKARKGRLGRGGGTSWRKCPLRESSEVPKRRKGMLEETDETLSVSGSETEEDLIPANRNGNNLDVSNSPVF; encoded by the exons ATGGAGGACTCAAACTCTTATATTCGCGTCTCTGGATTTGTTCTTGGTTCATTGATGTTTCAGCACTTGAACAGTGACTCTGATGTG GAAGGTCTCATTCTCGGGGAGACCAAAGCTGAAGAGCGAAGCAACATCACTGACTCTCAAATCGACAACATACAGTTTGAGCATACAATAA ACATTCAGAAACACATATCATGTCGCAAGCTCAATAG CTTCTATAATAGAATAGGGGAGGTGAACCGGGATGAAATAAGGCACATTTTATCCAACTATAAGGAG GAGAATGTGATTGGTTGGTATAAACAGCGGAGAAACACAGATCAACAAATTACCTTCAGAGAGCAAGTAGTCCACGAGAACCTGAAGAGGGCACTCTCCAATCATGAGCTGATCTTTCTGCTACTGACACCCAGTGAGATCACAACATCAGGCTCCACTCACAAACTGGAGTATGCAGTCTACAGATCACATGGCAG tcagTATTGCAGTGTTCCTGTCCTGGTCAGCAACCTGGGTTTGTTGGAAGAGCAGGACTACTGGAGACTCTCTGCATCTTGTTCATCAGTCAACTACAACCATGCTGTTAGGAAACACAG ATCTAAATTCTTCTCCTCCGATGGATCTCTGCATGAGGTGGATGAGATTAATGACATGAACAACTCCTTGCAGGGTGAACTGAAG ATGGCATGTAAGAAagtggaggagagtgaacgattGGTTGAGAAGCTGCTTGCAGACGTTTCTGATCTAAGAAGGATGGTCAATGAGAGGAAACAAGAGCTGAGAGAAA TCTCAGCAGATGGAGCCTCCACCCCGGCACAGCCCCGGGAGAATGTGCTGCTCTGCGAGGTCATCAAAACACTATTTCCTGGGGCATCTCTACTCCAAACGCAGGCTCTAAACTTCCAGGGGTTTCCATTGCCCGAGTTCTGCTGCAGCACTGACCATGGCATAGACATTGCCACAACACTGCCTTTGATCCTGAGTCATACACTCCCTAAAGCCAGGAAGGGGAGGCTTGGGAGAGGCGGAGGTACATCCTGGAGAAAATGTCCCCTTCGTGAATCATCTGAGGTGCCCAAGAGGAGGAAAGGCATGCTGGAGGAGACTGATGAGACTTTGTCAGTCAGTGGGTCAGAGACCGAGGAGGATTTGATCCCAGCCAATCGGAACGGAAATAATTTAGATGTGTCCAACTCCCCGGTTTTCTGA
- the LOC106568159 gene encoding LOW QUALITY PROTEIN: helicase POLQ-like (The sequence of the model RefSeq protein was modified relative to this genomic sequence to represent the inferred CDS: inserted 2 bases in 1 codon; substituted 1 base at 1 genomic stop codon) codes for MSTPTRRPESISTEDGNERHNAGVVPKARKSMSDHLKRAMLVNAAAPSSVSRTAMQKEAVVTEEISVAMQAMESVSMEKMDLRPFFGLPTKVKALIWLASFDLELDFMVEEYAGSKGRFPPVKRSGKRSLYIATIEKAHSLINSLIEANRLDNVGLVVVDELHMLGDGSRGAIIEMTLAKVLYVNKSTQIIGMSATLGNVQDLQRFLSADNYTNDFRPVELMEYVKLKDSIYEVEPKEEECFRFSRLLNFKYSSAIQKIDQDHIVALVTEVIPSQSCLVFCPTKKNCENMAEMICKYMKKDFIQCMQAXKAVLLGELRSSGNGSLCPVLKKTVPYGLAYHHSGLTSEERKLVEEAYSAGVLCLLICTSTLAARINLPAQRVILRSPYMAVDFLKRSQYKQMVWSAGRAGIDTHGESILILQDKDKVMVKKLVSVPMEICKSNLMHDNGMGVLSLILSVIGLNITNSLEQVMDFMDGTLLSVQKKQVCLERSLWEVTQECVELLKEKGLVTVSTEPQDRTLQVTKLGRATYKGSVDLTYSGVLYRELSKGLESLMLDSFLHLVCLVTPYDMVSQCKPDWMIYFRXFTMLSAAEQKMCAAVGMPESFVARKAAGQNVKV; via the exons ATGTCCACGCCTACGAGACGTCCTGAGTCTATCAGCACTGAAGATGGAAATGAGAGGCACAATGCAGGTGTGGTCCCCAAGGCGAGGAAGAGCATGTCAGATCATCTGAAGAGAGCCATGCTCGTTAATGCAGCAGCTCCTTCTAGTGTCTCACGGACTGCAATGCAGAAGGAGGCCGTAGTTACAGAGGAGATCAGTGTTGCCATGCAGGCTATGGAATCTGTCTCCATGGAGAAAATGGACCTTAGGCCTTTCTTCGGTCTTCCCACCAAAGTGAAGGCGCTGATAT GGTTGGCCAGTTTTGACCTGGAGCTGGACTTCATGGTGGAGGAGTATGCTGGCAGTAAGGGCAGGTTCCCTCCAGTGAAGAGAAGTGGCAAGAGGTCCCTGTACATCGCCACCATAGAGAAGGcccacagcctgatcaactccctCATAGAGGCCAACAGACTGGACAATGTGGGGCTGGTGGTTGTTGACGAG CTCCACATGTTGGGTGATGGTAGCAGAGGAGCTATCATTGAGATGACTCTAGCCAAAGTGCTCTATGTCAACA AGTCAACTCAGATCATTGGAATGAGTGCTACTCTGGGCAATGTCCAAGATCTTCAGAGGTTTCTGAGCGCAGATAACTACACTAATGACTTCAGACCG GTCGAGCTTATGGAGTATGTTAAACTGAAGGACAGCATATACGAGGTGGAGCCAAAAGAGGAGGAGTGCTTCAGGTTCTCTCGGCTCCTAAACTTTAAG TACTCCAGTGCAATACAGAAGATCGATCAGGATCATATTGTTGCCTTGGTAACTGAGGTCATTCCAAGCCAGTCGTGCCTTGTCTTCTGTCCCACCAAGAAAAATTGTGAGAACATGGCTGAGATGATCTGCAAATACATGAAAAA GGACTTTATCCAGTGCATGCAGGC GAAGGCTGTGTTGCTGGGGGAGCTAAGGAGCAGTGGGAACGGCTCCCTGTGTCCGGTGCTCAAGAAGACAGTGCCGTACGGCCTGGCCTATCACCACAGTGGGTTGACcagtgaggagaggaagctggTGGAAGAGGCTTACTCTGCTGGGGTTCTCTGTCTCCTCATCTGCACCTCCACACTGGCTGCCAGGATCAACCTACCTGCTCAGAG GGTGATTCTGCGTTCTCCGTACATGGCAGTAGACTTCCTGAAGAGGAGCCAGTACAAGCAGATGGTGTGGAGTGCTGGACGGGCCGGGATAGACACTCATGGAGAGAGCATCCTCATCCTACAGGACAAAGACAAAGTCATG GTCAAAAAGCTTGTGTCCGTGCCAATGGAGATCTGTAAAAGCAACCTAATGCATGATAACGGAATGGGTGTCCTGAGTCTCATCCTGTCAGTCATTGGATTAAAT ATCACGAACAGCTTAGAGCAGGTCATGGACTTCATGGATGGCACGTTGTTGTCTGTCCAGAAGAAACAGGTGTGCTTGGAGAGGAGCCTGTGGGAGGTGACACAGGAGTGTGTTGAGCTGTTGAAAGAGAAAGGCCTTGTCACTGTGTCCACAGAGCCACAGGATAGGACTCTGCAGGTCACCAAGCTAGGAAGAGCTACTTACAAAG GCTCAGTGGATCTGACCTACTCTGGGGTCCTGTATAGAGAGCTGTCTAAAGGCCTGGAGAGCCTGATGCTGGATAGTTTCCTCCACCTGGTCTGCCTGGTAACACCCTATGACATGGTCTCCCAGTGCAAGCCTGATTGGATGATCTACTTCAGATAG TTCACAATGTTGTCCGCTGCGGAGCAAAAAATGTGTGCAGCAGTTGGAATGCCTGAGAGTTTCGTTGCTAGAAAGGCTGCTGGCCAGAATGTGAAG GTTTAG